The Maridesulfovibrio salexigens DSM 2638 region CAGAGCATCCTGACCAACCAGAGCTTCAGCGATTTCTTCGCGAACGTTGGCAACAGCAACCTGTACGCCTTTACCTTTGTAACGATCTTTATCGCCGTCACGCAGTTCGAGGGCTTCACGGGTACCGGTGGATGCTCCGGAAGGAACAGCTGCACGACCGGTTGCGCCGGATTCAAGTACTACTTCTACTTCTACGGTGGGGTTACCTCTGGAGTCGAGAATTTCTCTCGCCCATACTGCGGTAATAGTGCTCATAACAATACTCCTTAAAAATAAATCAACACTTTCCGGTTACTTGGACTACCGGGTACGTCCCCGGCAAAAAACCTACACTAAACTATTTTTCACTGCCAAACCAAGCCATGCGCAACCCGTCCAGAAGGAGAGTTGGTTCCACACGGTCAATAGCCTGACAGACTTCAGCTATTTTAGAGGCGAAACCTCCGGTGGCGATGAGCTCAACCTCCCCGCCGAGAGTCTTGCCCAAACGTTCGCTCAAGCCTTCAACCATGGCTGCGAACCCGAAGATAAGCCCCTGATTAAGGCTGTCTGCGGTGCTCTTGCCCGGCCTGATGGTATCACACTCGATCTCAAGAGAAATATGAGGCAGTTTTGCGGTCCCTGATGCAAGCGCCTTTGTGGAAGAAAGCACGCCGGGACAGATCAGCCCGCCCATATAATCCATGCCTACCACACAGTCGAAAGTGGTGGCAGTGCCGAAATCAACCACGATAAGATTCTCACTGTCGCTGATCTGGCGGCCGGCAAAAGCGGTGACAAGCCTGTCTGCGCCGACTTCCCACGGCCTCTCGTACTTGTTGTTCAAGGCCAGAGGAATGGAATCAGGAGCAAAACGAAGCTCGCAGGGGAAAAACCTTTCTACCGCCCGCTTTAAAATCGGATTCATAGGTGGAACAACCGAAGAAACGGCACCGCCGATGATATCCTCATTAGAGTATCCGGCCACCCGGCATATCTCAACGAGCTTGAGTCCCCATGAATCAGCTGTGCCTCCGGGATCGGTAGGCAGAGTGAATGAA contains the following coding sequences:
- a CDS encoding type III pantothenate kinase; translation: MSSETILLFDVGNTNTKIGFSTRDKIGPSFTLPTDPGGTADSWGLKLVEICRVAGYSNEDIIGGAVSSVVPPMNPILKRAVERFFPCELRFAPDSIPLALNNKYERPWEVGADRLVTAFAGRQISDSENLIVVDFGTATTFDCVVGMDYMGGLICPGVLSSTKALASGTAKLPHISLEIECDTIRPGKSTADSLNQGLIFGFAAMVEGLSERLGKTLGGEVELIATGGFASKIAEVCQAIDRVEPTLLLDGLRMAWFGSEK